One Bufo gargarizans isolate SCDJY-AF-19 chromosome 4, ASM1485885v1, whole genome shotgun sequence DNA window includes the following coding sequences:
- the LOC122934674 gene encoding C-C motif chemokine 24-like translates to MSTLRVLLSLALLVICAMCEASTGKFSTCCTQVSAGKPSSDTIIENFIIQPKDLPCVHAVMFITNKGKIICSTPSARWVKLKVQEIRKKNEKENNDLNNED, encoded by the exons ATGTCCACCTTAAGAGTACTGCTGAGCTTAGCTCTGCTGGTCATATGTGCCATGTGCGAAGCTTCCACTG GCAAGTTTAGCACGTGCTGTACCCAGGTTTCGGCTGGTAAACCTAGCTCTGACACTATCATTGAAAACTTCATCATCCAACCAAAAGATCTTCCTTGTGTTCATGCTGTGAT GTTCATCACCAATAAAGGGAAAATTATCTGCTCCACTCCCAGCGCACGCTGGGTTAAGCTGAAGGTTCAGGAAATCAG GAAAAagaatgaaaaagaaaataatgatCTAAATAATGAAGATTGA